The Glycine max cultivar Williams 82 chromosome 3, Glycine_max_v4.0, whole genome shotgun sequence sequence CAACTCTATGTCCTTGGGATCTACACCAGCCTCATCCACTTCCTCATCATCTTGAGCAACAGCAGAAGATTCAGGCTTTGATCCAACATTGCTCAAATTAGGAGCCTTGAATTGCTCTGCTGCCTGAGTTTGTAGCTGTGAGCTCAAGTCTTCAATCTTGGCTTCCCCAAATATAATGTACGTGTCAGACGTTGGACTCTTGAAAACGTCTGGTTTTGAGATGACGAACAGGatctaaacaaacaaaagtccaaagtttcaatttttaccAAAGCAAAATAAATCTGACAAATGCAAAAAAGAGTGGTGAAAAGCTAAAAAGACGTGTCAAATGCTACTAACATTCTTGCTCTTCTTGACCGTCACTCGGCTGACACCTGTTACAGGTTTCATTCCAAGTTTAAGCATTGCCTTGCGACTCTTCTTTTCACTTCTGGTCTGCTTGGACCTACCAGATGCATCACCTTCTAGTCCTGCAATAGAACACAAATTCCTCTAAGATTGTGAATTGGATCTGTCCATGTGGCTTCAGTTCATGcagaaagaaaataacaatattaactCATTCAGACAGAACATAGACTTGTTATGATCTCCACGCATGTTCATTTTTATTCTGATACCAGATACAAAGATCCATCCACCCAACCTATTTGTGACATAGGCATGATATATTACAACTCTCAACTCAAGTCTAAAATACAGAACAATCCTGAAATGTATAGACATGACATGGGACAGTGATACAACTCGAAGACAcagaacaaatttaaaaattgtacaatgtataaaattaaaataaaatatagatctTAAATCAAATGAGAGAATCAGTGTTTTAAAAATGAACATGAGTCATTGATGATACGATAAAATGCTACAATTCATCAAATTATTGTGATACACTTTATATGTATTGGtatataagtttaaaaaataaaagtataaatggGCAA is a genomic window containing:
- the LOC100500056 gene encoding Nascent polypeptide-associated complex subunit alpha-like protein 1-like (The RefSeq protein has 1 substitution compared to this genomic sequence), translating into MTTQTQEELLAQHLEQQKIHDDEPVVEDDNDEEEDDDDDEDDKDDDHADGLEGDASGRSKQTRSEKKSRKAMLKLGMKPVTGVSRVTVKKSKNILFVISKPDVFKSPTSDTYIIFGEAKIEDLSSQLQTQAAEQFKAPNLSNVGSKPESSAVAQDDEEVDEAGVDPKDIELVMTQAGVSRPKAVKALKAAGGDIVAAIMELTN